TGTTTCTGCGCGAATATCAGGGTCACTCAACTCTCTTCCTTTTTCGAGCGCTTTGTCTGCTTTTATGTTTGCGTAAAGCGCGATATTGAGTCCTGGATCAAGGCGTTGCGATGAATGCCAAAATGCAAATGGGTCAGAATCTCTCCCGATCACTTCTCCAAAAAGAAGGGCATCATATTTTCTTGGGCGGATGGCATTTTGGCTCAAATCTCCCTTGGTTTCAAAAACTTTCACATCTACGCGTGCACCCAATTGCTCCCAATTTTCCTTAATGATTACTGCTGCAGACTTGAGTGCGGGGATTACTGTCGGAGAAATAGTTGAAATCGAAAATGAAAGTTCCTGCGTAACATTTTTAACCTTTTTTATCATCACATGTTTCTCATCGTCATACTTCCAACCGTCTTTAATAAGAAGAGCTTGTGCATCCGCAATACGTTCCTCGAATGTTTTATTGCTCGCTTGATAGGGTGCATATCCAAGAGCACCAGGTGGAAGAGGACCATCAATGGGGGTCGCGTATCCACGGAAGACTTCGTTGATAATCCGCTCTTTGTCTAAAGTATCGTGAAGTGCGGTGCGCACGACTTTATCTGCGAAATAACTTTTTTGATTTTGATTAAAAAATACACCAAAAATATGAAGCAGGGGCGCTTTGTCTACGCGAAAACCGATAGTCGAAAGATTTTGCGCGGTTTCAGGAGTAATATATACGGTACTTTGTATTTCTCCTGATTGTAATGCCTTGAGCAAACTTTCTTCATTGCCGTAAAATCTAACATTTATGTTGTCTATGTAGGGTTTTCCAAGTGCGAATGCATCAAATGCTACTAAGTTGTAGGAGAGAGGAATATCATTTGCGTCGCGTATTATTTTTGATAGTTTATACGGACCCGACCCAATTGGTTCCCGATTGTAGCGATTATATTCAAACTGAGAAGAATCGATTGATGCCCAAATATGTTTAGGAAGAATTCCTAATGTCATATTTTCAAGAAATGGGGGATAGGGGTTTTCAAGAATAAATCGCACTGTTCTAGCACTTACTTCTTCAACAATAATTCCATCCCAACTCGCACGCTTTGGACTTTTGAGAATACTATCCTGCGCTTTTGCGATGGTGAATACGACATCTTCCGCAGTAATGGGCTCACCATCATGCCAATAAATGTTATCTTTGAGAAAAAAAGTATAGGTTAATCCATCTTGAGAAACATCATATCGATTTGCAAGGTCGGGGTCGAGTGTTCCATCAGGATTCGCGCGCAGTAGTCCTGAATAGATAAGCGCAGTAAGATCACGGTCTACCTCGGATGCTCGTTCAGAATTTGCAAACAGAGGGTTGATAAGCACGGGCGATCGTATCGCGCCTTCAACGAGGGTCCCTCCGTGCGCTGGCACAGGAACGAGAAATGCTTGGTTAATGTACCACAGCATCCCCAAGACACTTGTTGTCATGAGAAGCGCGAACACAAAAAATACAGCTCGTTCTATTTTTGAAAATGAGCGTATAACAAACGTCACCGTTGTTTCCCAAGTTAACACACGGTGACTGACAAATATTTGAAATATAGAGATTAGTTTTTCTTTCACGAAAATAGTTTTCGTTATTTTTTAGAAGTATTGATGGCAGATGTCTTTCCGAAAGGAAGTGTTCGCCAATGTGTGTGTCACAGCAACAAGAAAGAGTTTTAGTATGGACGTATTTTATACACCGAAGTCAATATTATTACACGAGTGCTTAATTGTTTAACAACGGCTAAGGAATTTATATTAAATAATTGACCATCACTTACGGAACGTATGCGGGATTTTTGTTTATTTACCAGCCAACACAGAAGTTCCAAAAAGGAAACCGAATGTCTCCATAATACCATCGAGGGGATTTATGTCACAAGTACTGCAAATGTTGATAACACAAAAAGAATTGCAAGGACAATAGAAGAATGGAAGAGAATTTTTTCAAATCCTCGTCGCGTGTAGTTGATGCTTCCATCACTGCCTCCAAACGCACCGCCAACCCCAGCACCTGTTTGTTGGAGAAGAATGGTCACGACCAGTAAGACCGATAGAGTAACTTGCACCCACGGCAATATGTTAACTAAGAGTTCCATATAGAAAAGGATTATAACAGGTGTTTGGAAAAATGCAATCTGCTGTCACAATAAAGGGCGATTTCGTATCACGAAATCGCCCCCACCAAACCTGCACGTGTCGCTATTTTTTCTTAGTAAAATCATCA
This genomic window from bacterium contains:
- a CDS encoding ABC transporter substrate-binding protein, which codes for MLTWETTVTFVIRSFSKIERAVFFVFALLMTTSVLGMLWYINQAFLVPVPAHGGTLVEGAIRSPVLINPLFANSERASEVDRDLTALIYSGLLRANPDGTLDPDLANRYDVSQDGLTYTFFLKDNIYWHDGEPITAEDVVFTIAKAQDSILKSPKRASWDGIIVEEVSARTVRFILENPYPPFLENMTLGILPKHIWASIDSSQFEYNRYNREPIGSGPYKLSKIIRDANDIPLSYNLVAFDAFALGKPYIDNINVRFYGNEESLLKALQSGEIQSTVYITPETAQNLSTIGFRVDKAPLLHIFGVFFNQNQKSYFADKVVRTALHDTLDKERIINEVFRGYATPIDGPLPPGALGYAPYQASNKTFEERIADAQALLIKDGWKYDDEKHVMIKKVKNVTQELSFSISTISPTVIPALKSAAVIIKENWEQLGARVDVKVFETKGDLSQNAIRPRKYDALLFGEVIGRDSDPFAFWHSSQRLDPGLNIALYANIKADKALEKGRELSDPDIRAETYATFRDMVSDDVPAVFIYSPDLTYVLPKNIKGVAIGHVVTPSERFIAVHTWYLEKAQVWKMYAK
- the secG gene encoding preprotein translocase subunit SecG, with product MELLVNILPWVQVTLSVLLVVTILLQQTGAGVGGAFGGSDGSINYTRRGFEKILFHSSIVLAILFVLSTFAVLVT